From the genome of Segatella hominis, one region includes:
- a CDS encoding glycosyltransferase family 2 protein, with protein sequence MISVVIPLYNKEASIKQSLMSVLSQSYQDFEVVIVDDGSTDNSVAKVEEIQDSRIRLIRQGNGGPSKARNTGVKNAKGEWILFIDADDEMLPDAISNFAKYIEKIPNADMFLAEVVVNNAGNKKLSRTYQDGYVKNPFKEHVFGHLYQCSGTTVYRKSICLQYPFDEKVRRYEDLQRIFKLYRHFSLCLCHVPVAQVNLEYSSASRARKNIKKDFLGYLDFKGKSFWEKMALFSFFLGEREYYSEQCKKLYPWLYRRYDWLLIYKVIGWIK encoded by the coding sequence ATGATTTCCGTAGTAATACCTTTATATAATAAGGAGGCATCCATCAAGCAGTCGCTGATGAGTGTCTTGTCTCAGTCTTACCAAGATTTTGAGGTGGTAATAGTGGATGATGGTTCGACAGATAACTCTGTGGCTAAAGTTGAAGAAATCCAAGACTCTCGTATTCGCTTGATTCGTCAGGGGAATGGAGGACCGAGCAAGGCTCGAAATACTGGTGTGAAGAATGCTAAGGGAGAATGGATCCTGTTTATTGATGCCGATGATGAGATGTTGCCGGATGCCATCTCGAACTTTGCTAAGTACATAGAGAAAATTCCAAATGCTGATATGTTTTTGGCAGAAGTAGTGGTCAATAATGCAGGGAATAAAAAACTGAGCAGAACTTATCAAGATGGCTATGTTAAGAATCCATTCAAGGAGCATGTGTTCGGGCATCTGTACCAATGCTCTGGAACTACAGTTTACAGAAAGAGTATCTGTTTGCAATATCCTTTTGATGAAAAAGTGAGAAGATATGAGGATTTGCAACGAATATTCAAACTCTATCGTCACTTTAGCCTGTGTCTCTGTCATGTTCCTGTAGCCCAAGTAAACTTAGAATATTCTTCTGCCTCTCGTGCTCGCAAGAACATCAAGAAGGATTTCTTGGGCTATCTTGATTTCAAGGGCAAGTCGTTTTGGGAGAAAATGGCATTATTTTCTTTCTTCCTTGGCGAGAGAGAGTATTATAGTGAACAGTGCAAGAAACTCTATCCTTGGCTATATCGTAGATACGATTGGCTGCTGATATATAAGGTGATAGGGTGGATAAAATAA
- a CDS encoding EamA family transporter, whose translation MNSFSLEKNGKGILLMICSSVLACFGQLLWKLAVDGNLLLLLMGFILYGIGAIVMIVAYKFGSLSVLQPILSVNYILSVLLGYFVLGEQLTMVNIAGVIAVFIGVVLIARGE comes from the coding sequence ATGAATAGTTTTTCTTTGGAGAAGAATGGCAAGGGCATCTTGCTTATGATATGCTCTTCCGTCTTGGCTTGTTTCGGTCAACTATTGTGGAAATTGGCAGTGGATGGAAATCTCTTGTTGCTGCTGATGGGATTCATTCTCTATGGCATTGGGGCCATTGTCATGATTGTTGCCTATAAATTTGGCAGTCTGTCAGTTTTGCAGCCCATTTTGAGTGTCAACTACATTCTGAGTGTGTTACTTGGCTATTTTGTATTGGGTGAACAACTCACGATGGTGAATATAGCGGGGGTGATAGCTGTTTTTATCGGTGTTGTCTTAATAGCTAGAGGAGAATAG
- a CDS encoding DGQHR domain-containing protein, with translation MAMNVNILSGDENSQKLMLQACVPFMDLKDNAKFFYRQDPSQNPYNTGNEDNDNSYQRRIDEKRVKEIKRYIKNAILTDYEQRKVAVIFPTAMLLAVTIDDTSFSVGGISQLTMPQDFYIVDGQHRLYSMISLYQDVTKGFFPTKEDSIVKEYLERYRFNCTIMLNFDIWEQAQVFAEVNFNQKRVSKSLYYDIYGMEYTANASDREKNFIYISHKLVKFMNTNVESPFYHKIKMLGTGRGYVSQACMAEALMSHMSSPQGIWYIDMDKVQGKPSYRYMAVELISFYKVVQKVFREYWPECERHKSILTKTTGVGAMIKLIGYIHTMYISEEIKAAIKKSESYLCKPYMDRVNSILSCLLDDAKDLFSFEGHFSGTGGRGLERALYKTMCGILSVRVR, from the coding sequence ATGGCAATGAATGTAAATATTTTGAGTGGTGATGAGAATTCGCAAAAATTGATGTTGCAAGCTTGTGTCCCATTTATGGATTTAAAAGATAACGCTAAATTCTTTTATCGTCAAGATCCAAGTCAAAATCCATATAATACTGGAAATGAAGATAATGATAATTCTTATCAAAGACGAATTGATGAAAAGCGAGTCAAAGAAATCAAGCGATATATAAAAAATGCTATATTAACTGACTACGAACAGAGAAAAGTTGCAGTTATATTCCCTACTGCAATGCTTCTTGCTGTGACGATAGATGATACAAGTTTTTCGGTAGGAGGTATTTCACAATTGACTATGCCGCAAGACTTTTATATAGTAGATGGACAGCATCGATTGTATAGTATGATTTCTTTGTATCAAGACGTAACAAAAGGCTTTTTCCCAACGAAAGAAGATTCTATAGTAAAAGAGTATCTTGAACGTTATCGTTTTAACTGCACGATTATGTTGAACTTTGACATTTGGGAGCAGGCACAGGTGTTTGCAGAAGTCAATTTTAATCAAAAGCGAGTAAGTAAATCCCTTTATTATGATATTTATGGTATGGAATATACTGCAAATGCTTCCGATAGGGAAAAGAATTTTATCTATATCTCACATAAGTTGGTTAAATTTATGAATACAAATGTGGAGTCACCTTTCTACCATAAGATAAAAATGCTGGGTACAGGTCGTGGATATGTTTCCCAGGCATGTATGGCGGAAGCACTGATGTCGCATATGTCTTCTCCTCAAGGTATATGGTATATAGATATGGACAAGGTACAAGGGAAACCTAGTTATCGCTATATGGCGGTGGAATTGATAAGCTTTTATAAAGTTGTACAGAAAGTTTTCCGTGAATATTGGCCTGAGTGTGAAAGGCATAAATCTATACTTACTAAAACTACGGGAGTTGGAGCGATGATAAAGTTGATTGGATATATCCATACAATGTATATTTCTGAAGAAATAAAGGCTGCCATAAAAAAATCTGAAAGCTATTTGTGCAAGCCATATATGGATCGTGTAAATAGCATTTTGTCTTGTTTATTGGATGATGCTAAAGATTTGTTCTCTTTTGAGGGGCATTTTAGTGGTACAGGCGGAAGAGGATTGGAGAGAGCCTTGTATAAAACTATGTGTGGTATATTAAGCGTGAGAGTTAGATAA
- a CDS encoding glycosyltransferase family 2 protein, whose protein sequence is MNKIAVLIPCYNESKTIAKVVKDYKEALPEADIYVYDNNSVDGTDKIAKEAGAIVRYERRQGKGNVIRSMFHQIDADCYLMIDGDDTYPAENARQMCDEVLDGGADMVIGDRLSSTYFEENKRPFHNIGNVTVRYLINKLFHSNVRDIMTGYRAFSRDFVKMFPVLSKGFEIETEMTIHALDKNMLLKEIPVTYRDRPAGSVSKLNTYSDGMKVIFTIFRLFRDYKPLLFFSCISLVLLAVAAILFVPVFYEYLQTGLVPRYPTLIVSGFIVLLAMLLWACGLILEVLVKKHRQMFEILRNK, encoded by the coding sequence ATGAATAAAATAGCTGTATTGATACCTTGCTATAATGAGAGCAAGACCATTGCAAAAGTGGTGAAGGACTACAAAGAGGCTCTGCCTGAGGCTGACATCTATGTCTATGACAATAATTCTGTGGATGGAACTGACAAGATAGCCAAGGAGGCAGGTGCTATTGTGAGATATGAGCGTCGTCAGGGAAAAGGCAATGTCATCAGAAGTATGTTCCATCAAATTGATGCGGATTGTTATCTGATGATAGATGGCGATGATACTTATCCTGCGGAAAACGCTCGACAGATGTGTGACGAGGTTTTAGATGGGGGGGCAGATATGGTTATAGGTGACCGCTTGTCTTCCACTTACTTTGAGGAGAACAAACGTCCTTTCCATAATATAGGCAATGTGACTGTGAGATATTTGATCAACAAGTTATTCCATAGCAACGTGAGGGACATTATGACTGGTTATCGTGCCTTTAGCCGTGACTTTGTGAAGATGTTCCCTGTTTTGTCAAAGGGATTTGAGATTGAGACGGAAATGACTATTCATGCTTTGGACAAAAATATGTTGCTCAAGGAAATCCCTGTGACATATAGAGATCGACCTGCTGGAAGTGTTTCAAAACTGAATACTTACAGTGATGGCATGAAGGTGATTTTTACCATTTTCCGTCTGTTTCGTGACTACAAGCCGTTGCTGTTTTTCTCTTGCATCTCATTGGTGCTGTTGGCGGTGGCTGCCATCTTGTTTGTGCCAGTCTTTTATGAATACCTACAAACAGGGCTTGTGCCTCGCTATCCAACATTGATAGTTTCTGGCTTTATTGTCTTACTGGCTATGCTGCTATGGGCTTGTGGCTTGATATTGGAAGTGCTTGTGAAAAAGCATCGACAGATGTTTGAGATATTGAGGAACAAGTAG
- a CDS encoding acyltransferase family protein has product MKSNRNVAIDAMRFFFMCILCPFHCPAVNPFPNGYIAVEFFFILAGFFIYQSYRKHSDVGTVDFTWKKIKRFFYPMVLSIIALMLLDRKKYIYLSDYSIDGIVSQYFVHIPELLFCQGLEFIKVNSYINVVLWFVSILIFGGAIIFSLLKNCGHKAIAIIIPLMVILGITYLTSFGDCGLVWREQLKGSPLSCDLMRGVLEMGIGVLLSYIYDQKKDSFKNQPLLVNIIGFIGAFGMLLIVLSYNNYDTLALFFVPMLILGCVNAKSWLSRVFKGKVWGWLGELSMYMYFIHSFVSSSYYIVVSKFSILAELPKAGMLIVFLLASLFAGYVLKLLSEHLYQRTFAK; this is encoded by the coding sequence ATGAAAAGTAATAGAAATGTAGCAATCGATGCCATGCGTTTTTTCTTTATGTGCATTTTGTGTCCTTTCCATTGTCCTGCAGTCAATCCTTTTCCTAATGGTTATATTGCCGTTGAGTTTTTCTTCATATTAGCCGGTTTCTTTATTTATCAGTCGTATCGTAAACATTCTGATGTAGGAACAGTCGATTTTACATGGAAGAAGATTAAGCGTTTTTTCTATCCGATGGTTCTCTCTATCATAGCATTGATGTTGTTAGACAGAAAGAAATATATCTATCTAAGTGATTATTCTATAGATGGAATTGTATCACAGTATTTTGTGCATATTCCTGAACTGTTGTTTTGCCAAGGATTGGAATTTATCAAAGTTAACTCGTATATCAATGTAGTTTTGTGGTTTGTCTCCATATTGATCTTTGGGGGGGCAATTATTTTTTCCTTGCTAAAAAATTGTGGGCATAAAGCTATCGCAATAATTATACCGTTAATGGTAATATTAGGAATTACCTATTTAACTAGTTTTGGTGATTGTGGCTTGGTTTGGCGTGAACAATTGAAAGGTTCTCCTTTGAGTTGTGACCTAATGAGAGGTGTTCTGGAGATGGGTATAGGAGTGTTGTTATCATACATATATGATCAAAAAAAAGATAGCTTTAAGAATCAACCTTTACTTGTGAATATTATAGGTTTTATAGGCGCATTTGGCATGTTACTGATAGTATTGTCGTATAACAATTATGATACTTTGGCTTTATTTTTTGTTCCGATGCTAATTTTGGGGTGTGTCAATGCAAAAAGTTGGCTATCGAGAGTTTTTAAAGGTAAGGTTTGGGGATGGCTAGGAGAGTTATCCATGTATATGTATTTCATCCATTCATTTGTCTCTTCATCTTATTATATCGTAGTTTCTAAATTTTCAATCTTGGCAGAATTGCCAAAGGCTGGAATGTTGATAGTGTTTCTATTGGCTAGCCTTTTTGCTGGATATGTCTTGAAATTGCTTTCTGAACATTTGTATCAGAGGACTTTTGCTAAATAA
- a CDS encoding P-loop NTPase fold protein — MILDDNFIPVDDTMEKFENHLLSHDRVILSAKFGDGKTFFLNQFKEKYKKDKNSPFEFITLYPVNYQVLPNNDIFNLIKHDVLLQMLQLKMIDVNYEVTDKMAAEFYIQSHFGSVAETFISMLSAVEANDAVSKAVITGLRVGKLFKSLRNKIDKYKEEIDQTSFLDKYLSSFDDNSVYENDVVTKIIRDNIETYQKVNKKRIVLVIEDMDRLDPAHLFRILNVFTAQMDYGYRCFVPNVNDSLVGNKFGVSNVVFVMHEG; from the coding sequence ATGATACTAGACGATAATTTCATCCCTGTTGACGATACAATGGAGAAATTTGAAAACCATTTGCTATCCCATGACAGAGTCATATTATCTGCAAAGTTTGGTGATGGCAAGACATTCTTCTTGAATCAGTTCAAAGAGAAATATAAGAAAGATAAAAACTCTCCATTTGAATTTATCACACTATATCCTGTAAACTACCAGGTCTTGCCGAACAATGACATCTTCAATCTAATTAAGCATGATGTTCTTTTGCAGATGCTACAGCTTAAAATGATTGATGTAAATTATGAGGTGACGGATAAAATGGCTGCTGAATTTTATATTCAAAGCCATTTCGGCTCTGTGGCAGAGACCTTTATTTCCATGCTTTCTGCCGTGGAAGCAAACGATGCCGTATCTAAGGCGGTAATCACAGGTCTCAGAGTTGGAAAGCTGTTCAAGAGTTTGCGAAATAAAATTGACAAGTATAAGGAAGAAATAGATCAGACTTCATTCTTAGATAAATATTTGTCTTCTTTTGATGATAATTCTGTTTATGAGAATGATGTGGTAACGAAAATCATTCGTGATAATATTGAAACATATCAGAAAGTAAACAAGAAACGTATAGTACTTGTCATAGAAGATATGGACAGATTAGACCCAGCACATCTTTTTCGAATTCTGAATGTCTTTACAGCCCAGATGGATTATGGTTATCGTTGCTTTGTGCCAAATGTGAACGATTCTTTAGTTGGCAATAAGTTTGGTGTAAGCAATGTTGTGTTTGTAATGCATGAGGGGTAA
- a CDS encoding CatB-related O-acetyltransferase translates to MMLNAIKKIHFLYKLLLYLWQKKHNGDKVKFWYSTHISYRCRFEGMNMVAQHSSFYGTMGYGSYIGHECNVSADIGRFTSIGPRCTFINGLHAYKSPFVTTSPLFFSLSHGRNPQMKTFAKAQMLDEFRYYDKERELVNKIGNDCWIGLEVTLIGGVEIADGAVVLAHAVVTKNVPPYAIVGGVPARVVGYRYDKETIDFLLHVKWWNNTPEWFEKNWKLLTDIDKLKEYYGKEH, encoded by the coding sequence ATGATGTTGAACGCAATTAAGAAAATCCATTTTCTATATAAACTTCTTCTCTATCTATGGCAGAAGAAGCATAATGGTGATAAGGTGAAGTTTTGGTATTCCACGCATATCTCCTATCGTTGCCGATTTGAAGGAATGAATATGGTAGCACAACATAGTTCTTTCTATGGGACGATGGGATATGGTAGTTATATAGGACATGAATGTAATGTGAGTGCAGATATTGGTCGCTTTACTTCGATAGGCCCAAGATGTACTTTTATTAATGGATTACACGCATACAAGTCTCCTTTTGTAACAACCTCTCCTTTGTTCTTTTCCCTTTCTCATGGGAGGAATCCTCAGATGAAAACGTTTGCTAAGGCGCAAATGTTAGATGAATTCAGATATTATGACAAAGAGAGAGAACTAGTTAACAAGATTGGGAATGACTGTTGGATAGGCTTAGAGGTTACCTTGATTGGAGGAGTCGAGATTGCCGATGGAGCAGTGGTTCTTGCTCATGCTGTAGTAACCAAGAATGTGCCACCATACGCAATTGTTGGTGGAGTTCCTGCACGTGTGGTTGGATATAGATATGATAAGGAAACCATTGATTTTTTGTTGCATGTGAAATGGTGGAATAATACACCTGAATGGTTTGAGAAGAATTGGAAACTTCTTACAGATATTGATAAATTGAAAGAATATTATGGAAAAGAACATTAA
- a CDS encoding glycosyltransferase produces the protein MNTIHCTGIVILNYNNWEDTINCIKSVEKFNTAKVKYIIVDNGSPKEGVVQAIDDFLVDSFGPDYDKYIEGQAIQTPLKKVSFLISGTNDGYAQGNNKGLALAYADSEIDEILILNNDILFVQDIIEPLRVQLYDSANCAIVSPLLFKKNLEGIDYNCARREHNPWEIIIAYMCMYKDLFGLLKYYDGKQYFLKGHDELLKNKSIGIDLPSGSCMLMKKNVLRNIGGFDPNTFLFYEEDILYKKLSKLKLNSYLVPECKCIHLGACSTSKTTNYFSLSAQFKSSLYYLHNYVDLSVIQRVCLLLGSMVFRVKLWAIKMQKS, from the coding sequence ATGAATACAATTCATTGTACCGGTATCGTTATTCTCAATTATAATAATTGGGAAGATACCATAAATTGCATAAAATCCGTAGAAAAGTTCAATACGGCTAAAGTCAAATATATTATAGTTGACAATGGGTCTCCTAAGGAAGGTGTAGTTCAAGCTATTGATGATTTTTTGGTGGATAGCTTTGGTCCTGACTACGACAAGTATATTGAAGGTCAAGCCATCCAAACACCTTTAAAGAAAGTATCTTTTCTGATTAGTGGAACTAATGATGGGTATGCGCAAGGAAACAACAAGGGGCTTGCACTTGCGTATGCTGATAGTGAGATAGATGAGATTCTGATATTGAATAATGATATTCTTTTTGTACAAGATATCATCGAGCCTCTTAGAGTTCAACTATATGATTCGGCAAATTGTGCTATTGTTAGTCCTCTTCTTTTCAAAAAGAACTTGGAGGGCATTGATTACAATTGTGCTAGACGTGAGCATAATCCTTGGGAGATTATCATTGCATATATGTGCATGTACAAGGATTTGTTTGGATTGCTCAAGTACTATGATGGCAAGCAATATTTTTTGAAAGGGCATGATGAACTTTTAAAGAATAAATCTATCGGTATAGATTTGCCAAGTGGGTCATGTATGTTGATGAAGAAGAATGTCCTGAGAAACATAGGAGGCTTTGATCCAAATACGTTCCTATTCTATGAAGAAGACATTCTTTATAAGAAACTGTCCAAGCTAAAATTGAATAGCTATCTAGTTCCAGAGTGCAAATGTATTCATCTTGGTGCCTGTTCTACCAGTAAAACAACGAATTACTTTTCGTTGTCTGCTCAATTTAAGAGTTCTTTGTATTATCTTCATAATTATGTGGATTTATCTGTGATTCAGCGTGTTTGCCTTTTGTTAGGATCCATGGTATTTAGAGTGAAGCTGTGGGCAATTAAAATGCAAAAATCTTAA
- a CDS encoding HEPN domain-containing protein, translated as MDIDISLGLQSNKESNDFLRCLWANIRKEFGKIAWNLFPLKVENKIFVGYCDIGLDKALEVTLKAKIKGCLSSIIFSIPDEMSNKEQIESRLKGCITKTRHGLGQYKIWGLSCSLNKSANFGKVEGVSFSILGNKLSIKVKAYDEIDAKTMIMSLIKTICAYMSLDVMEYICVGTSANNSDTDACVEACQQHYKSIRLSDEIILYIDTFIASPFLYENNLSVLDKSVCLYAQGLRYSEMIFQHLNSFENYGELAVLYFMSALEVITLNDIKPETCKECGQQRYSIARRVVDFVYDVTKSETMKKKMKDYYAYRSKFVHTGEMLSSSDYVGTSIPLLSIREKDGIIMQLPFCIDELKDIVKRCIMSRFRNGVS; from the coding sequence ATGGATATTGATATTTCATTAGGATTGCAAAGTAATAAAGAATCGAATGATTTCTTGCGATGCTTGTGGGCAAACATAAGAAAAGAGTTTGGAAAGATTGCATGGAATCTCTTTCCATTAAAGGTTGAAAATAAAATATTTGTTGGTTATTGTGACATAGGTTTGGATAAAGCGTTGGAAGTTACTTTAAAGGCAAAGATAAAAGGTTGTCTTAGTAGTATTATCTTTTCTATACCAGATGAAATGTCCAATAAAGAACAAATCGAGAGCAGATTAAAAGGGTGTATCACAAAAACTCGACATGGCCTTGGACAATACAAAATTTGGGGTCTTTCCTGCTCTCTAAACAAGTCCGCTAATTTTGGTAAGGTAGAAGGCGTTTCTTTTTCTATTTTGGGGAATAAATTGTCGATAAAAGTAAAAGCTTATGATGAAATTGATGCAAAGACAATGATTATGTCTTTGATTAAGACCATATGTGCTTATATGTCTTTAGATGTTATGGAGTATATATGTGTAGGTACAAGCGCTAACAATAGTGACACTGATGCCTGTGTTGAAGCATGCCAGCAACACTATAAGTCTATTCGGTTGTCAGATGAAATCATCCTGTATATTGATACATTTATTGCGAGCCCTTTTCTATATGAGAATAATTTGTCTGTTTTGGACAAAAGTGTATGCTTGTATGCGCAAGGATTAAGATATTCTGAAATGATATTTCAACATTTAAATTCATTTGAAAACTATGGAGAACTGGCTGTTCTTTATTTTATGTCAGCCTTAGAGGTTATAACTTTAAACGACATAAAACCTGAAACGTGCAAAGAGTGTGGCCAGCAAAGATACTCTATCGCAAGAAGAGTTGTTGATTTTGTTTATGATGTAACAAAAAGTGAGACGATGAAGAAAAAGATGAAGGACTATTATGCATATCGTTCTAAGTTCGTTCATACTGGAGAAATGTTGTCTTCTAGTGATTATGTTGGAACATCAATCCCTTTGCTAAGTATTCGTGAGAAAGATGGAATTATTATGCAGTTGCCTTTCTGCATTGATGAGTTGAAGGATATAGTTAAGAGATGTATTATGAGTCGGTTTCGCAATGGCGTTTCTTGA
- a CDS encoding acyltransferase family protein, which yields MVGAIAILHVLVLFQIWYVLQATNYTEFLELGGKKLLYPFLVFSLLGYILYLVTIYINGDRNWIHYLLTPIKEFFIAGSFGANDILWFLTSLFCVQFLYNELMLRKVNSILIVFIGFTIAYLCHFLNIHSPEYLGNIALGISMYSLGHICREKQFHVYVASLACLVYICILILHPSHLNLRYDALSADGIYNLALMFTVAGCIVINNVFRYLPNIPVVHYIGRHSMDFYVVHMLALKTLWLFPFKRFGIEGLTLFIIMCVTCLIVPPVFRKITPKWLWAINTNRGV from the coding sequence ATGGTTGGAGCCATTGCAATTCTTCATGTACTGGTTCTATTTCAAATCTGGTATGTTCTTCAAGCAACGAACTACACGGAATTTCTTGAACTGGGGGGCAAAAAACTATTATATCCATTTCTCGTATTTTCTCTATTGGGATATATTCTTTATCTGGTAACCATCTATATTAATGGTGATAGAAATTGGATACACTATTTGCTTACACCCATCAAAGAGTTTTTTATCGCTGGAAGTTTTGGCGCAAATGATATATTATGGTTTTTGACATCACTTTTTTGTGTGCAATTTTTATATAATGAATTGATGCTTAGAAAGGTAAATTCTATTCTTATAGTATTTATCGGTTTTACGATTGCATATTTATGTCACTTTTTGAATATACATTCTCCTGAGTATTTGGGTAATATCGCACTCGGTATTAGCATGTATTCTTTGGGACATATTTGTCGTGAAAAGCAGTTTCATGTATATGTTGCAAGTCTTGCTTGTTTGGTTTACATATGCATATTAATCCTTCATCCTTCGCATTTAAACTTACGTTATGACGCATTGAGTGCGGATGGAATCTATAATTTAGCATTAATGTTCACTGTTGCAGGATGTATAGTCATCAATAATGTTTTTCGTTATTTGCCGAATATTCCTGTTGTTCATTATATAGGAAGACATTCTATGGATTTTTATGTAGTACATATGCTAGCATTAAAAACGTTGTGGCTGTTCCCTTTCAAAAGATTTGGAATCGAGGGTTTAACTTTATTTATAATTATGTGTGTAACTTGTCTTATTGTACCGCCTGTCTTTCGGAAGATAACTCCAAAATGGTTGTGGGCAATAAATACTAATAGAGGAGTTTGA
- a CDS encoding acyltransferase family protein has translation MGNSRLYSLDFLKFIAVLMITNSHFQPLYEDVSPSLATYGVHGNALFFFVSGFLLMMGFERKKAHGFLNWYKGRMRRLWPAVFIWVVVSAVVWKQTLTIGNLLLFDGYWFLQAIAVAYIVFYVLTRPIKLFWGGQD, from the coding sequence ATGGGCAATTCACGATTATATTCTTTGGATTTTTTGAAGTTTATAGCAGTGTTGATGATTACAAACTCTCATTTCCAACCGCTTTATGAAGACGTTTCGCCTTCTCTTGCTACATATGGAGTGCATGGTAATGCCTTATTCTTCTTTGTCTCAGGCTTCTTGTTAATGATGGGATTTGAGAGGAAGAAGGCTCATGGATTCTTGAATTGGTACAAGGGGCGTATGAGAAGACTTTGGCCTGCCGTGTTCATTTGGGTGGTTGTCAGTGCTGTAGTTTGGAAACAGACTCTCACGATTGGTAATCTGCTTCTTTTTGATGGCTATTGGTTCTTGCAAGCTATTGCCGTGGCATACATCGTTTTTTATGTCTTAACAAGACCTATTAAGTTATTCTGGGGGGGGCAAGATTAG
- a CDS encoding EamA family transporter: MAYLLLLAMTYLGAQASVFFKRLAGESNILGILSSPYLYLGGGLYLIAALLNIYVLSLMEYSKVLPLTSLTYGWTMLLSYLVFKEKINIQKIVGLLFVIAGAIMIVSK, translated from the coding sequence ATGGCTTATTTACTTTTGTTGGCGATGACCTATCTTGGTGCGCAGGCATCCGTGTTTTTTAAGAGGTTGGCAGGTGAGAGCAATATTCTTGGCATATTGTCTTCACCTTATTTATATTTAGGTGGTGGCTTATACCTTATAGCCGCTCTCCTTAATATCTATGTCTTGTCTTTGATGGAGTATTCCAAAGTTCTTCCTTTGACTTCTTTGACGTATGGTTGGACTATGCTTTTGTCATATTTGGTTTTCAAGGAGAAGATAAACATTCAAAAAATAGTGGGATTGCTCTTTGTAATAGCTGGAGCAATCATGATTGTTTCTAAATAA
- a CDS encoding glycosyltransferase family 32 protein: protein MIPKIIHYCWFGRNPLPELAQKCIASWKKYLPDYEIKEWNENNFDVDIIPYTAEAYAAKKYAFVSDYARFWILYKYGGIYFDTDVEVIRPIDDIIANGNFMGFETDPLPSFDEKKNMHKASVNPGLGLGVAPGLGLIQKMLDFYEGQHFVHEDNMRNQITVVHIATHILLNNGLKNVSGIQKVDDDCYVYPSEYFCPINVMTGRFHVEKNTRTIHHYAGTWVDKRFSLKELIKKILPEKLVIAIIECKALLK from the coding sequence ATGATACCAAAAATTATTCATTATTGCTGGTTTGGGCGAAATCCTTTGCCTGAATTGGCACAGAAGTGCATTGCTTCTTGGAAGAAGTATTTGCCTGATTATGAGATTAAGGAGTGGAACGAAAATAACTTCGATGTCGATATCATTCCTTATACAGCAGAGGCGTATGCTGCAAAGAAGTATGCCTTTGTGAGTGACTACGCCCGTTTTTGGATTCTATATAAATATGGTGGAATCTATTTCGATACAGATGTAGAAGTCATTCGACCGATAGATGACATCATTGCCAATGGAAACTTTATGGGGTTTGAAACTGATCCTTTGCCGTCTTTTGATGAAAAGAAAAATATGCACAAAGCGAGCGTTAATCCTGGTCTTGGTCTAGGCGTAGCTCCTGGTCTCGGTCTCATTCAAAAGATGTTGGATTTTTATGAAGGACAACATTTTGTCCATGAGGATAATATGCGCAATCAAATAACAGTGGTTCATATTGCAACTCATATTTTGTTAAATAATGGCTTGAAAAATGTGTCTGGCATACAGAAAGTAGATGATGATTGCTATGTGTATCCGTCTGAGTATTTCTGTCCTATCAATGTCATGACGGGGCGTTTTCATGTGGAGAAAAATACTAGAACCATCCATCATTATGCCGGGACTTGGGTGGACAAAAGGTTCTCACTGAAAGAACTTATCAAAAAAATACTGCCAGAAAAACTTGTTATTGCCATTATAGAGTGTAAGGCTCTTTTGAAATAG